In a genomic window of Lonchura striata isolate bLonStr1 chromosome 4, bLonStr1.mat, whole genome shotgun sequence:
- the TADA2B gene encoding transcriptional adapter 2-beta: protein MAELGKKYCVYCLAEVSPLRFRCTECADIELCPECFSAGAEIGPHRRWHGYQLVDGGRFTLWGAEAEGGWSSREEQLLLDAIEQFGFGNWEDMAAHVGASRSPQEVMEHYVSMYIHGNLGKACIPDTIPNRVTDHTCPSGGPLSPSLTTPLPPLDISVAEQQQLGYMPLRDDYEIEYDQDAETLISGLSVNYDDDDVEIELKRAHVDMYVRKLKERQRRKNIARDYNLVPAFLGKDKKDKEKAPKRKITKEEKELRLKLRPLYQFMSCKEFEDFFENMHKERILRAKIRELQRYRRNGITKMEESAEYEAARHKREKRKENKNIASSKRGKEEGKEGEFAAIENLPGFELLSDREKVLCSSLNLSPARYVTVKTIIIKDHLQKRQGIPSKSRLPSYLDKVLKKRILNFLTESGWISRDAS from the exons ATGGCGGAACTGGGGAAGAAGTACTGCGTGTACTGCCTGGCTGAAGTGAGCCCGCTGCGCTTCCGCTGCACCGAGTGCGCCGACATCGAGCTCTGCCCCGAGTGCTTCTCGGCGGGCGCCGAGATCGGCCCGCACCGCCGATGGCACGGCTACCAGCTGGTGGACGGCGGCCGCTTCACCCTCTGGGGCGCCGAGGCCGAGGGCGGCTGGAGCAGCCgcgaggagcagctgctgctggacgcCATCGAGCAGTTCGGCTTCGGCAACTGG gaGGACATGGCTGCTCACGTGGGAGCATCCCGAAGCCCTCAGGAGGTGATGGAGCACTACGTGAGCATGTATATCCACGGCAACCTGGGGAAGGCCTGCATCCCTGACACCATTCCCAACAGGGTGACGGACCACACGTGTCCCAGCGGCGGCCCGCTGTCGCCCAGCCTGACgacgccgctgccgccgctggaCATCTCGGTGgcggagcagcagcagctggggtaCATGCCGCTGCGCGACGACTACGAGATCGAGTACGACCAGGACGCCGAGACGCTCATCAGCGGCCTCTCGGTCAACTACGACGACGACGACGTGGAAATCGAGCTGAAAAGAGCTCACGTGGACATGTACGTCAGGAAACTCAAGGAGAGGCAGCGGCGGAAGAACATTGCGCGAGATTATAATTTGGTACCGGCCTTCCTGGGGAAGGATAAAAAAGACAAGGAGAAAGCACCCAAACGAAAAATCACAAAAGAAGAGAAGGAGTTGAGGCTAAAACTGAGGCCTTTGTACCAGTTCATGTCTTGTAAGGAGTTTGAAGACTTCTTTGAGAACATGCACAAGGAGAGGATACTTCGAGCGAAGATTCGGGAGCTGCAGCGGTATCGGCGAAATGGGATCACCAAAATGGAGGAGTCGGCAGAGTACGAGGCGGCCCGGCACAAACGGGAaaagaggaaggagaacaaGAACATAGCTAGTTCcaagagagggaaggaagagggtAAAGAAGGTGAATTTGCTGCCATTGAAAACCTGCCTGGCTTTGAACTCTTATCAGACAGGGAAAaggtgctctgcagctctctgaACTTGAGTCCTGCACGTTATGTGACTGTAAAAACTATCATCATTAAAGACCACCTCCAAAAAAGACAAGGGATTCCTTCAAAGAGTCGCCTTCCCAGTTACTTAGATAAGGTACTgaagaaaaggattttaaaCTTTCTGACAGAAAGTGGTTGGATATCCAGGGATGCTTCATGA